A window from Indicator indicator isolate 239-I01 chromosome 27, UM_Iind_1.1, whole genome shotgun sequence encodes these proteins:
- the POPDC3 gene encoding popeye domain-containing protein 3 translates to MGENGSFWESLIYAHPTCTTWKQEAEGSIYHLGSILFVVGFMGGSGFFGLLYVFSLLGLGFLCSSVWAWLDVCAADIFSWNFILFAICFVQFIYVTYQVRSVSFDREFQELYSALFQPLGISLTVYRKIVLCCDAEVVTLEKEHCYAMQGKTPIDKLSLLVSGRIRVTVDGEFLHYIFPLQFLDSPEWDSLRPTEEGIFQVTLTAETDCRYVAWRRKKLYLLFAKHRFISRLFSVLIGCDIAEKLYALNDRVQVGQGFRYDIRLPNFYHVSLPETPRVQPPHRLQRGSPRRKPVGTTNCGS, encoded by the exons ATGGGAGAAAATGGAAGTTTTTGGGAAAGCTTGATATATGCCCATCCAACATGTACCACCTGGAAGCAAGAGGCAGAGGGATCCATCTACCACCTAGGAAGTATTCTCTTTGTTGTGGGCTTCATGGGTGGAAGTGGATTCTTTGGGCTTCTCTATGTCTTCAGCTTACTTGGATTGGgctttctctgctcctctgtctgggCTTGGCTGGATGTCTGTGCTGCTGATATATTCTCCTGGAATTTCATACTGTTTGCTATCTGCTTTGTCCAGTTCATCTATGTTACCTACCAAGTTCGGAGTGTTTCCTTTGACAGAGAATTCCAGGAACTCTACAGTGCTCTATTCCAGCCTCTGGGAATTTCCTTGACTGTTTACAGGAAAATTGTCTTGTGCTGTGATGCAGAAGTGGTTACCTTGGAGAAGGAACACTGTTATGCCATGCAGGGCAAAACACCTATTGATAAACTGTCCTTGCTTGTCTCAGGCAG GATCAGAGTGACAGTCGATGGGGAGTTCCTGCATTATATTTTCCCTCTTCAATTTCTGGATTCTCCTGAATGGGATTCCCTGAGGCCCACAGAAGAGGGAATTTTCCAG GTAACGCTGACGGCAGAGACGGACTGCCGGTACGTGGCCTGGAGGCGGAAGAAGCTGTACCTACTGTTCGCCAAGCACCGCTTCATCTCCCGCCTCTTCTCGGTTCTCATTGGCTGTGACATTGCTGAGAAACTCTATGCCCTGAACGACAGGGTGCAGGTGGGGCAGGGCTTCAGGTATGACATTCGCCTGCCCAACTTCTACCACGTCTCCCTGCCAGAGACCCCCCGAGTGCAGCCCCCCCACCGCCTGCAGAGAGGCTCCCCCCGGCGCAAGCCCGTGGGGACTACAAACTGCGGCTCCTAG